GCGAAAAAATCGAACGGACTGTTGTGACGCCGACGTTTTCGCCTGTGCCTAACGCCGTGGGAACGAAATCAATACAAATTTCTCCGGCCGTGGAGTTGCGCGGGGGTGGGTTGTCCGAGGCCGGGGCGCTGCTTGCGCCGGATTGGGAGCCGTTGTTTCTGGGCTGCTCCATGAAAAAACGGGAGGTCGTGCGGCTCGACGTCGAAGGCATCACGGGCACCTTTGAAGTTGATGAAGTGGTGACGGGTGGCGGGAGTGCGGCAACCGGCACAGTGTACCATATTGATGGGGATACGCTCGTTCTGACCGGCGTGACCGGCGAGTTTACAGCGGCCGAAACCGTGACAGGCGGCACGAGCACGGCGACGGCCAGCGTTGCGGCCGCGCATGAAGCCTTCGAGTATCGGCCGGCGACGTTGTCGCCCGCTGATCAATCGTCGGCGTCGATGCGGTTTTTCAAAGATTCGCATTTGTGGGTGCTCAAAGGATTGCGCGGCACCTGGGCGTTGGATTGCGCCAACGGCAAGATACCGACGTTGTCGTTTACGATGACGGGGCTCTACGGCGATCCCTCCGACTCAGTGTTGCCCTCGCCGATGTTCACGGGCTTGATTGGTCCCGTCTTCATGGGGGCCGGGTTGGCAATCGGCAGCTACACGCCGGTGCTGGAGTCGTTCAAGCTTGATCTGGGCGGCGACGTGCAACAACGCAAAGATGCAAATCATCCCGAAGGCATGCGCGAGGTGTATGTGGGGGGCCGCA
This genomic window from Desulfovibrio inopinatus DSM 10711 contains:
- a CDS encoding phage tail tube protein, with translation MTTLMTKRVGTLLAAEATYGVPPDVGDYAALLCNEGVDVTVSGEKIERTVVTPTFSPVPNAVGTKSIQISPAVELRGGGLSEAGALLAPDWEPLFLGCSMKKREVVRLDVEGITGTFEVDEVVTGGGSAATGTVYHIDGDTLVLTGVTGEFTAAETVTGGTSTATASVAAAHEAFEYRPATLSPADQSSASMRFFKDSHLWVLKGLRGTWALDCANGKIPTLSFTMTGLYGDPSDSVLPSPMFTGLIGPVFMGAGLAIGSYTPVLESFKLDLGGDVQQRKDANHPEGMREVYVGGRTPKGSIDPEADSLANFNVWNLWKNSTPGKLACTIGATAGNRWRIEVPKATYEDPKYADKSGLVKYDLSYTATNGGAGDDEFRITLF